The Gemmatimonadales bacterium DNA window GAGGTTGACCGGCGGGTAGGCGGGGCCGACCACCGCCACTTCCCATCCGCGCTGGATGAGGCCGGCCACGGAGAGGGCGGTGACCACCGAGACGCCATTGACCTGGGGGGGATACGTATCGGTGCAGTAGAGAGCCCGAAGCGGGCGGTCAGGGAGTGGCATGTGGGCAAAAGGTGCCCGTCACATGCAACGAACCCGCCACCGGGGCGTCACGGACGCGTCACCCTGCCCCAGAATGCCTGCTGACACAATTGATACACAGTCGTCGCCGCGCCGTCGCCGGCCTGGGTGAGGTTGGGGTGTGCCCGAGCCGAACTTGCCCTCGACCCTGGAGCCACCGTGCGAAGCCCGAGCGGAATTACCCGAGTCCTCGTCGTAATTCTGGACGGGCTACGAGCGGATGCGATCCCGCTCTTCCCCCTCCCCCATCTCCGCCGCCTCGCCGAACGCGGTGCGTACACCCTGGCGGGCCAGACGGTTCGGCCGAGCATCACACCGTCAGCCCTGACGTCGCTCCTCACCGGCGTGCCGCCACGCCTCCACGGAGTGGAAAGCGACCGGATCGTGATCAATCGGGCTCGCGGTCCGAACCTCCCGCTCCCGGAACTGCTGCGGCGCCGGGATTGCCCGGTCCGCGCCTTTCGGGGCCGGTTGCCCCCGCTCACGCGTGGCGTGGCCGCGCGCGTCACGGCGCGACTCGGGATCGACGCGACATTTCAGGGGCATCGTGCCGACGAGATCCTGGAGGCGGCGATGCCCTCCCTCCGAAACAACGCCCCGGGAGTCACCATCCTCCACTGGCTCGATGCGGACCGGGCAGGCCACGCGCATGGATGGGGCTCCCGCGCCTACGTGCGAGCCGCCCGGGAGCTGGACGCCGCGATGCAGCGCATGGTGGAGACCCTCGGCGTGGTTGATGATCCGTCAACGCTGCTCATCGCCTTTGCGGACCATGGCGGAGGCGGGGCCACGGCACGGGACCACAACAGCGCGCACCCGCTCGATACGACGATCCCAATCATTCTTGCCGGTGGACAGGTCATCTCCCAGGTCCTCGGCTATGGAGCATCACTTCTCGACATCCCTCCAACAATCGCCTGGGCGCTGGGCTCGCACCCACCTGCGCTCTGGACCGGACGGCCGCTGGCCGAGGCGCTGCGGCTGCCGCAGCCGGTACCGATGGTCGGGGCCGGTGACATCAGGGCCGCCGCGTGACGCGCGTCCTCCGAGTCATTGGGCAGCTGTCGGAACGGGACCGGGGGCTTTACCTGCGCTGGTCGCTGTCGAAGGATTCCGCACGCGCGCTTCGCGAGACCTGGATCCTGATCACCCACGCCGGCGGAACGACGGTGTCGATCGCGGCCGTCGCGCTCCCGCTCTGGTTGCGGCCCTGGGATCGCTCAGTCACGTGGGTGGCGGCGGCGAGCCTCGCCATCTCTCACCTGGCCGTGCAGGTCATCAAGCGCTTCGTTGGCCGACCGCGCCCCAGCAAGCCGATCGGCATCGACCATCCGGACCGATTCTCCTTCCCGTCCGGGCACGCCACCTCGAGCCTCGCGGTCACGCTGGCGTACGCGGTCGCCTTCCCGCACTTCGCTGTCCCCCTCGTGGGGTTTGGCCTGCTGGTCGGGTGGAGCCGCGTGGCCCTCGGGGTGCACTACCCGGGTGACGTTCTCGCCGGCCAGGTGATCGCGTCGGCCACGGTGCTTGGCGTCAGCCTGATCGGCTGACGCCGACGCCATGCAGGGTCACACCCGCAGGTTATCCTCCCGCCACTCCTTGATCATTCCCTTGATCGCCTTCTGATCCGCGATCCGCTCGTCCAGCACCCGTTTGGCCAGCGCCTCGAGTTCGGCATCCGAGGCAAACCGAAGCGCCACGAGCTGCTCCGGCGAGAATTCCGGAATTCGGGCCTGCAACTCGGCGGACAGCAGCGTCGCCATCCGCAGCCGCTCCTCCAGACGAATCACCCGGTCCTGGACCCGCACCGCAAACGCCCGCGCGTAGAAGTAGAGGAGAATCAGCGTGAGGGCCAGCACCATGCCGAGTGCCGTGCCAAGGCTTGGCCGTATCGCCAGGAAGTAGATCTGCGACCCGAGGATGATCAGCAGGAGCGTCGAGAGGATGTAGTGGTACCCCGGCACATAGCGGGCGTGGTTGGACATGTTCTGCGGTGCTGCGGCCATGGAAACCTCGGGTTGGTGGCGGTTCAGTGGCGAATGCAAGGTCACAACTCCTGGACACCCCTGCTGGTGACACGGTGCGACACGAGTCGGCGTGGTACCGGCGCCGCGGCACCGATGACGATCGCCTCCGACAACGCCGCCTGGCCCTCCTCCAGGCCGGCCGCATCCGCGGCGAAGACAGTGGCCAACGGCTGGCCCGCCTCGACGGCATCACCGGGGCGCACGGTAATGACGAAGCCGACCGACGGGTCCACCGTGTCTTCCACCCGGGTCCGGCCGCCGCCCATCGCGTTGATACCGAGCCCCACCGACTTTGGGTGCACCGCCGCGACCGTGCCGCTCACCGGCGCGATGTACACCGCCGATTTCGCCGCCTGCGGGAGCACGGCCGGGTCGTCGACAATCGCCGGGTTGCCTCCCTGCGCCTCGATGATGTCCGCGAACCTGCGCGACGCCGCCCCCGAGGTGATCGTCTGCTGCAGCCGTTTCCTGGCGGCTGTGTCATCGCCCTCGAGGCCAGCGGCCATCAGCATTTCAGCGCCCAACGCCAGCGTCACCTCCATGAGGTCGCTCGGCCCCTCGCCCCGCAGCGCGAGGATGCACTCCTCGACCTCGAGGGCGTTGCCGCAGGCCTGCCCGAGCGGACGGTCCATCGCGGTCACGAGGGCGACGGTGCGCACGCCGCTCGACTCGCCGAGGGCGATCATGGTCTGCGCCAGCGTGAGCGCATCGTCCTCGGCCGGGAGAAACGCCCCGCTGCCGGCCTTCACGTCGAGGACCAGGGCGTTGAGTCCCTCCGCGAGCTTTTTGGACATGATGCTTGCCGCGATGAGGGGCACCGACGGCACCGTGCCGGTCACGTCCCGCAGCGCGTAGAGCCGCCGGTCCACCGGCGCAATCTCGGGGGTCTGGCCGAAGAGCGCGCAGCCCAGCGTTCGCACCTGGGACATGGCATCGGCCAGCGACATCCGGGTGGAGAAGCCGGGAATTGACTCGAGCTTGTCGAGGGTGCCGCCGGTATGGCCCAGCCCGCGGCCCGACATCATCGGCACGGCGGCGCCGCAGCAGGCAAGCATCGGCGCCAGGAGGAGCGAAGTCTTGTCCCCGACGCCGCCAGTGGAGTGCTTGTCCACCCGCGGCACCTCCCAGCCGTCGAATCGGAGCCGGTCGCCGGAGGCGAGCATGGCCGCGGTCAGCTCGGTCAGCTCCGCGTCGGTCAGCCCGCGCCAGACGACGGCCATCAGGAGGGCCGCCATCTGGTAGTCGGGGATCTCCTCCCCGGCATAGGCCCGCACGATGGCGGCCCAGGTGCCGGGAGGTAGCTCCCCCCCGTCTCGCTTGCATTCGATGAGCGATGGAATCACCATTAAGGACATCCTCCCGAACCGCTGGACCCCCACACCCGGAGCCGTAGTGCGCCTGCTGCCCGCCGCCCTCATCGCGGCTCTCATCGCCGCCCCAGCCGAGGCCCAGTCCGCACCCGATTTGGTGCGCGCCGGCGTTGCCGCCATGGACGCCCGGAATCCGGTGTCGGCGCTGCGGGACTACCAGGCGGCCCTGGCCATCGACTCGACCAGTTACGAGGCCAACTGGCGGGCCTCGATCGCTGCGGTGGATATCGGCAAGCAGACGCCGGACAGCATCCCCGATCCGGCCAGGGATTCGCTGTATGCGCTGGCCGAAAGGTACGCCACCCGGGCCGTCGCGGCGAACCCCGAGGGCTCGGACGGGTGGTTTGCGCTGGCCAACGCGATCGGCCGCACATCCCTGACCCTCGGGAAGAAGGCGCGGGTGCAGCGGGCCACGGAGATCCGGACCGACGGACTGAAGGCCATCGAGCTCGACCCCCGGAACGACGGCGCCTTCCACCTGATGGGCCGGTGGAACGCCGAAATCATGCGGCTCTCCGGCTTCGAGCGGTTCTTCGCCAAGAGCTTTCTCGGCGGGGCCGTCTTCAGCCAGGCCTCGTGGGACAACGCCGTCGCCTACATGAAGCGGGCCATTCAGCTTCGGCCCGACTTCATCTATCATCATTACGATCTGGCCCTGATCTACATCGACATCAAGGAATGGGACCTCGCCCGCGAGCAGCTGTCGATCATCCCATCGCTGCCGCTCATCGACGTCATGGACCCGGTCTGGAAGCAGGACGCCGTCAGCCTCCTCCAGTCCATCGCGAACAAGAACTAACAGGACGGTCACTCATGATTCAGTCCGCCGGCACCTCTCCCGAAGAACTCGAGCGCCTCTCCGCCCGGGTCCAGTCGCTGGAGCACGAGCGCCGTCACCTGCTCGCCGTCATCGAAATCCTCGAGGAGATCGGTGGCTCGCTCCACTTTGCCGACATCGTGCAGTCCATCGCCAAGAAGCTCGGCGAGGCGTTCGGGCTCGATCGGTGCGCCATCTACCTGTCGGAACGGGGTGGCCAGGTCGTCCGCCTGGTGGCGAGCTTCGAAGACCCGAGCATCCGGAACTATGTCGTGGACCTGGAACGCTACCCGGAACTCAAGCGCGCCATCCATTCCGGGCAGACGGTGTTCATTCCCGACGCCGTCAACGACCCGACGCTGCGCCACGTCCGCGGTGCGCTGACCCACCGGCGGGTCAAGTCGATCACCGTGGTGCCGATCACGTGGCGGGGGACCCCCATCGGGGCCATCTTCCTCCGCACCTTCCGCGACGGCCCCAGCTTCTCCGACGTGGACGTGAAGTTCTGCCAGGTCGTGGCCAGCCTCACCGCCAAGGCGCTGCGCAACGCCCACCGGTTCGAGCGGCTCCAGGCCCGCCGGGGCGAAGAGGGGACCGGCCGCCAGGAGGACCGGGAGCGCGTCGCCCTGCTCGGCTTCATCCGCAGACTGCTGGAGGCGTACGCCCAGAAGGAGGGGCCGTGGGAGGAAGGCCAGCTGGGCCGCGCCACGGCGGAAGAACTTGACCGTCTCGTCGGCGTGGCCAGGACGGTACTGGCGCAGGAGGCCGCCGGACGGTGAGCCCGGCGGAACGCGCGGCTGAACTCCGAAGGCTGATCGACCGCGCCAACATCGCCTACTACGTGCACGATGCGCCCGACATTTCGGACGCGGAGTACGATCGCCTCTTCCGCGAACTCCAGGCGCTCGAGGCCGCCCACCCGGACCTCGTCACCCCCGACAGCCCCACCCAGCGGCTGGGCGCCGAGCCGGCCACAGCCCTCCAGAAGCACACCCACCTCCGCCCGATGCTGTCGCTCGCCAACGCCTTCAACGACGAGGAGCTCGTCGCCTGGGAGGACCGGAACGCCCGGCGCAACTCCGATGCGCGGACGGGCGGCTACACGACCGAGATCAAGATCGACGGCGCGGCCATCAACCTGACGTACGCCGAGGGGAGGTTTGTCACCGGCGCGACGCGCGGAAACGGCACCGTCGGCGAGGATGTCACGGCCAATCTTCGGACCATTCCGGGCCTGCCGCTCATGCTCCAGGGCGCCAACCACCCCGCGCTGATGGAAGTCCGGGGCGAGGTGTACTTCTCCATCAAGGGGTTCCAGCGGCTGAACACCGACCGCGAGGGGGCCGGCGAGGCGCCGTTTGCCAATCCCCGCAACGCGGCCGCGGGATCCCTCCGGCAGCTCGACCCGGGGATTACCCGGAGCCGCCGGCTGGGCCTCTTCGCCTTTCACGTCGAGGTCATCGCCGGGCAGCTGGCGGCCACCACGCAATGGGAGGTACTCGACCAGCTTGCCGCCTGGGGATTTCCGGTGGCGCCGCACCGTGCGCGACACGACGACCTCGTCGCGGTCCGCGAGGCGATCGCTCGCTACGAGGGACTGATCCACACCCTGCCCTTCGAGGCGGACGGCGTGGTCGTGAAGATCGACAATCTCGCGCTGCACGACGACCTGGGCGTGGTTGGCGGCCGCGAACCGCGCTGGGCCATTGCCCGCAAGTTCGCCCCGGAAGTCGTGGTGACGCGCCTCCTCGACATCCGGGTCAATGTCGGCCGGACAGGGGCCATCACGCCGTATGCCGTGCTGGAGCCGGTCGAGGTGGGCGGCGTGACGGTCAGCACCGCGACGCTCCACAATGAAGACGTGATCGCCGAGAAGGACATCCGCGTCGGGGACTGGGTGGAACTCGTCCGCGCAGGAGAAGTCATTCCGAAGGTCATCGGCCCCCTGCGGGAGCGCCGGGACGGCACGGAAACCCCCTACGCGATGCCCGCGCGGTGCCCCGCCTGCGACACCCCGCTCCAGCGCCCGCCCGACGAGGCCGTGCGCTACTGCCCAAACGAGGCCTGCCCCGGGCGCGTGCTGGAGGGCATCGTCCATTTCGCCTCGCGCGAGGCGATGGATATCCGCGGCCTCGGGTACGAGCGGGTGCGGCAGCTGCTCGACGCGAAGCTCATCGCCGACGTGGCCGACCTCTACGAGGTGAAGGCGGAGCAGCTGGTCGAACTCGAACGGTTCGCCAAGCAGTCGGCGGCGCTGCTGGTCAAGGGTATCGCGGACTCGAAGTCCCGCCCCCTCTCGACACTGCTCTTCGGCCTCGGCATTCATCATGTCGGGAAGACGGTGGCCGTGCTGCTGGCCCGGCGCTTCGCGACGATGGCCGCGCTCAGGGACGCCACCCTTGAAGAGCTGAACGCCGTGCCCGGCGTGGGGCCGATCATCGCCGAGGCCGTCCATCGCTACTTCCGCACGCCGCACCACCGGGCGCTCGTCGCGCGGCTCGAGGTGCTCGGGCTCGGCATGACCGAACCGGATGCCGCCGAGGCCGACGGGCCCTTCAAGGGACTGACCGTCGTCCTGACGGGGGCCCTCCCCTCGCTCTCCCGGAGCGAGGCGACCGCGCTGGTGGAACGCGCGGGGGGACACGTCGCCGGCTCGGTGAGCAAGAAGACCTCCCTCGTCGTGGCCGGCGCCGACGCGGGCAGCAAGCTCGAGAAGGCCACCGCCCTCGGAATCCCGGTGATCGATGAGGAAGAGCTCTTGCGCCGCATCGCCCAGCGCCCGTAATCTTCCGGCGAGGAGAAACCCATGACCAGCCCAGCCCCGTTTTCCCAGTACCAGTGCCTCGGCCTCGGCCGGCGCGCCCTCCACCAGCTCCGCGCCAGCCTCGACCGCGATCGCGGCGTGCAGACCGCGGCGCTCCTCCAGGAGGCAGGCGTCGCCGGTGGTGAGGGGCTCTTCAGCGCTTTCAGCGCGTGGCTCCAGACGGCCTACGGCGTCGTGCAGCCGGCGGACCTCGACGCCGCCTACCTGCCGGAAGCGCTGCGCGGATTTTTCGGGGATTATGGATGGGGGACGCTGACGGTAAGTGAACTGGCCCCGGCGGTCATGGCGCTCGACAGCGAGGACTGGGCCGAGGCCGCCCCGGACCAGGGCAGCTCCTACCCCGCCTGCCATCTCACCAGCGGGATGCTCGCCGACTTCCTCGGACGCATGGCCCAGAGCCAGGTGGCGGTGATGGAGGTCGAGTGCCGGACGCGGGGCGACAGCAAGTGCCGCTTCCTTGTCGGCGCGCCGGAATCCCTCTCCGTTCTGTACGACCGGATGTCCAGGGGCCTGACGTACGTCGAGGCGCTCGGCCCAGTGCCGAGCGCCTCATAGGAACTCTCTACGACCGTTGCCGCAGCGTCACGTCACCCGACGCGGTGTCGATCGTAATCCTGCCCTTCCCATCCCCGATCGTTCCCCTGAGACCATCGCGACCCTTCCGCGTCACCTGAAGCGGGAATTCAGTCGTGATGTCGCCGCTGCTGGTCTCGATCTCGACCATGGCCCCGAGCGACTTCGGCGCTGAAATCTCCACGTCGCCCGAGCCGGTGTCCACCGACAGCTCGCTGACGTCACCGGTCAGGCCGATGCGGATGTCGCCGCTCCCGGTATCGACCTCCACGTTGCCGACGGCCGCAGTGGT harbors:
- a CDS encoding alkaline phosphatase family protein, coding for MRSPSGITRVLVVILDGLRADAIPLFPLPHLRRLAERGAYTLAGQTVRPSITPSALTSLLTGVPPRLHGVESDRIVINRARGPNLPLPELLRRRDCPVRAFRGRLPPLTRGVAARVTARLGIDATFQGHRADEILEAAMPSLRNNAPGVTILHWLDADRAGHAHGWGSRAYVRAARELDAAMQRMVETLGVVDDPSTLLIAFADHGGGGATARDHNSAHPLDTTIPIILAGGQVISQVLGYGASLLDIPPTIAWALGSHPPALWTGRPLAEALRLPQPVPMVGAGDIRAAA
- a CDS encoding phosphatase PAP2 family protein is translated as MTRVLRVIGQLSERDRGLYLRWSLSKDSARALRETWILITHAGGTTVSIAAVALPLWLRPWDRSVTWVAAASLAISHLAVQVIKRFVGRPRPSKPIGIDHPDRFSFPSGHATSSLAVTLAYAVAFPHFAVPLVGFGLLVGWSRVALGVHYPGDVLAGQVIASATVLGVSLIG
- a CDS encoding DUF6526 family protein; the encoded protein is MAAAPQNMSNHARYVPGYHYILSTLLLIILGSQIYFLAIRPSLGTALGMVLALTLILLYFYARAFAVRVQDRVIRLEERLRMATLLSAELQARIPEFSPEQLVALRFASDAELEALAKRVLDERIADQKAIKGMIKEWREDNLRV
- a CDS encoding thymidine phosphorylase translates to MVIPSLIECKRDGGELPPGTWAAIVRAYAGEEIPDYQMAALLMAVVWRGLTDAELTELTAAMLASGDRLRFDGWEVPRVDKHSTGGVGDKTSLLLAPMLACCGAAVPMMSGRGLGHTGGTLDKLESIPGFSTRMSLADAMSQVRTLGCALFGQTPEIAPVDRRLYALRDVTGTVPSVPLIAASIMSKKLAEGLNALVLDVKAGSGAFLPAEDDALTLAQTMIALGESSGVRTVALVTAMDRPLGQACGNALEVEECILALRGEGPSDLMEVTLALGAEMLMAAGLEGDDTAARKRLQQTITSGAASRRFADIIEAQGGNPAIVDDPAVLPQAAKSAVYIAPVSGTVAAVHPKSVGLGINAMGGGRTRVEDTVDPSVGFVITVRPGDAVEAGQPLATVFAADAAGLEEGQAALSEAIVIGAAAPVPRRLVSHRVTSRGVQEL
- a CDS encoding GAF domain-containing protein — protein: MIQSAGTSPEELERLSARVQSLEHERRHLLAVIEILEEIGGSLHFADIVQSIAKKLGEAFGLDRCAIYLSERGGQVVRLVASFEDPSIRNYVVDLERYPELKRAIHSGQTVFIPDAVNDPTLRHVRGALTHRRVKSITVVPITWRGTPIGAIFLRTFRDGPSFSDVDVKFCQVVASLTAKALRNAHRFERLQARRGEEGTGRQEDRERVALLGFIRRLLEAYAQKEGPWEEGQLGRATAEELDRLVGVARTVLAQEAAGR
- the ligA gene encoding NAD-dependent DNA ligase LigA, translated to MSPAERAAELRRLIDRANIAYYVHDAPDISDAEYDRLFRELQALEAAHPDLVTPDSPTQRLGAEPATALQKHTHLRPMLSLANAFNDEELVAWEDRNARRNSDARTGGYTTEIKIDGAAINLTYAEGRFVTGATRGNGTVGEDVTANLRTIPGLPLMLQGANHPALMEVRGEVYFSIKGFQRLNTDREGAGEAPFANPRNAAAGSLRQLDPGITRSRRLGLFAFHVEVIAGQLAATTQWEVLDQLAAWGFPVAPHRARHDDLVAVREAIARYEGLIHTLPFEADGVVVKIDNLALHDDLGVVGGREPRWAIARKFAPEVVVTRLLDIRVNVGRTGAITPYAVLEPVEVGGVTVSTATLHNEDVIAEKDIRVGDWVELVRAGEVIPKVIGPLRERRDGTETPYAMPARCPACDTPLQRPPDEAVRYCPNEACPGRVLEGIVHFASREAMDIRGLGYERVRQLLDAKLIADVADLYEVKAEQLVELERFAKQSAALLVKGIADSKSRPLSTLLFGLGIHHVGKTVAVLLARRFATMAALRDATLEELNAVPGVGPIIAEAVHRYFRTPHHRALVARLEVLGLGMTEPDAAEADGPFKGLTVVLTGALPSLSRSEATALVERAGGHVAGSVSKKTSLVVAGADAGSKLEKATALGIPVIDEEELLRRIAQRP
- a CDS encoding 4-vinyl reductase translates to MTSPAPFSQYQCLGLGRRALHQLRASLDRDRGVQTAALLQEAGVAGGEGLFSAFSAWLQTAYGVVQPADLDAAYLPEALRGFFGDYGWGTLTVSELAPAVMALDSEDWAEAAPDQGSSYPACHLTSGMLADFLGRMAQSQVAVMEVECRTRGDSKCRFLVGAPESLSVLYDRMSRGLTYVEALGPVPSAS